A genomic region of Acidobacteriota bacterium contains the following coding sequences:
- a CDS encoding CopG family transcriptional regulator: MRTTLDIDEDVLQAAKELASAHHTTAGQMLSDLARRGMARPRAARERNGVPLLARRPAGRERPTMKLVNSLRDDA; the protein is encoded by the coding sequence ATGAGAACGACGCTCGACATCGACGAAGATGTGCTACAGGCGGCCAAGGAGTTGGCGAGCGCGCATCACACGACCGCCGGCCAGATGCTGTCGGATCTGGCGCGTCGCGGGATGGCGCGCCCGCGCGCTGCGAGGGAACGCAACGGAGTGCCGTTGCTGGCACGCCGGCCAGCGGGTCGGGAACGGCCGACGATGAAGCTGGTGAACAGTCTGAGGGATGACGCGTGA
- a CDS encoding PIN domain-containing protein → MSNAWLLDVNVLVALFDPDHVHHDIAHDWFADNARAGWATCPITENGLVRVVANPAYGAPDVRAAEMVERLRRFCASGGHQFWPDGPSLRDRKVFDVACLAGYRQITDAYLLAVARAHGGRLATFDRSIPIRAVRGATARDLVVLSAAE, encoded by the coding sequence GTGAGCAACGCGTGGCTGCTCGACGTGAATGTGCTGGTCGCACTGTTCGACCCTGACCACGTCCATCACGACATCGCCCACGACTGGTTTGCCGACAACGCCCGGGCGGGTTGGGCAACGTGCCCGATAACCGAGAACGGACTGGTCCGGGTCGTGGCGAATCCAGCCTACGGGGCGCCGGACGTGCGCGCCGCAGAAATGGTGGAGCGATTGCGCCGCTTCTGCGCCAGCGGCGGACATCAGTTCTGGCCTGACGGCCCGTCGCTCCGAGACCGCAAGGTGTTCGACGTGGCTTGCCTCGCCGGTTACCGCCAGATCACGGACGCCTACCTGCTCGCCGTCGCTCGCGCGCACGGCGGCCGGCTGGCGACCTTCGATCGCAGCATTCCCATCCGAGCCGTGCGTGGCGCTACCGCCCGCGACCTCGTCGTGCTCTCGGCGGCGGAGTAG